The following proteins are encoded in a genomic region of Triticum dicoccoides isolate Atlit2015 ecotype Zavitan chromosome 1B, WEW_v2.0, whole genome shotgun sequence:
- the LOC119303864 gene encoding strigolactone esterase D14-like has translation MNARVFGNVGETLVLAHGYGGSRFVWDDVVPSLADKFRVVVFDWSFSGAADGGGCSERRFSYHDFADELVALMDELGLRGTVFLGHSMAGMIGCIASLARPDLFSHLVLVGASPRYINDDGYEGGFDRGEVDAMLGAIEADFTEWAPLFAETVVGVDHPAAVAKFAKQLAMMRPGTALRVMRAVLTCDVRDVLPDVKAPCTIVHCTQDAVAPLAVARYMQHRLAGCAGGGGAASVVIQSSSHFPQLTAPKEFIRVIEAILLDR, from the exons ATGAATGCGAGGGTTTTCGGCAACGTCGGTGAGACCCTGGTGCTCGCCCACGGCTACGGGGGCAGCCGGTTCGTCTGGGACGACGTCGTCCCGTCGCTGGCGGACAAGTTCCGGGTCGTCGTCTTCGACTGGAGCTTCTCcggcgcggcggacggcggcgggtgCTCAGAGCGGCGGTTTTCGTACCACGACTTCGCCGATGAACTTGTGGCGCTGATGGACGAGCTCGGGCTGAGGGGAACAGTGTTCCTGGGGCACTCCATGGCTGGCATGATCGGCTGCATTGCGTCGCTGGCAAGGCCAGACCTATTCAGCCACCTCGTGCTGGTTGGGGCGTCACCTAG GTACATCAACGACGACGGCTACGAGGGCGGATTCGACCGCGGAGAGGTGGACGCCATGCTCGGAGCCATCGAGGCCGATTTCACCGAGTGGGCGCCGCTCTTCGCCGAGACCGTGGTCGGGGTGGACCACCCGGCCGCCGTCGCAAAGTTCGCCAAGCAGCTGGCGATGATGCGCCCGGGCACCGCGCTCCGCGTCATGCGCGCCGTGCTCACCTGCGACGTCCGGGACGTGCTCCCGGACGTCAAGGCACCATGCACCATCGTGCACTGCACCCAGGACGCCGTGGCGCCGCTCGCAGTTGCCCGCTACATGCAGCACCGACTGGCCGGGtgcgctggtggcggcggcgcggcctcGGTTGTCATCCAGTCCTCCAGCCACTTCCCACAGCTCACCGCGCCAAAGGAGTTCATCCGGGTCATTGAGGCCATCTTGCTCGACCGCTGA